Proteins from a genomic interval of Paenibacillus lentus:
- a CDS encoding xanthine phosphoribosyltransferase: MKLLKDKVMSEGIVLSDQVLKVDSFLNHQMDPVLMKEVGAEFTRRFAGEQITKVLTIESSGIAPAIMTALELGVPMIFARKHKSLTLKDNILVEKVYSFTKKESNEITVSKKFLNSDDRVLIIDDFLANGEAAFGLARIVEQVGASVVGIGIVIEKSFQPGAGLLNEAGYRVESLVRIASLEDGAVSFVDEVTMDL, translated from the coding sequence ATGAAGCTGCTTAAGGATAAGGTGATGTCCGAGGGGATCGTGCTGAGTGATCAAGTGTTGAAGGTGGATTCGTTTCTAAATCACCAAATGGATCCGGTGCTGATGAAGGAGGTTGGCGCCGAATTTACACGGAGATTTGCAGGTGAACAAATTACCAAGGTACTGACGATCGAGTCCTCAGGTATTGCCCCCGCAATTATGACTGCGCTTGAGCTTGGGGTGCCGATGATATTTGCCCGCAAACATAAATCACTGACGCTAAAGGACAATATCCTGGTCGAGAAGGTGTACTCCTTTACAAAAAAAGAGAGCAATGAGATTACCGTGTCCAAGAAATTTTTAAATTCGGATGATCGGGTGCTCATTATTGACGATTTTCTTGCGAATGGAGAGGCCGCATTTGGACTTGCCCGGATCGTGGAGCAGGTCGGCGCCAGCGTAGTCGGAATCGGTATCGTCATAGAGAAATCATTCCAGCCTGGAGCCGGTTTGCTGAATGAAGCGGGATATCGCGTTGAATCTTTGGTACGGATCGCTTCCTTGGAGGACGGGGCTGTCTCTTTTGTAGATGAAGTAACCATGGATCTTTAA